The Lewinellaceae bacterium genome has a segment encoding these proteins:
- a CDS encoding dephospho-CoA kinase, whose translation MKVKKIGITGGIGSGKTTVCRIFETLGIPVYYADEEAKRIMVEDADLVHRIKETFGENSYINGVLNRAYLAKLVFKDENLLKKLNKIVHPALWRDYEKWHNQKKDTPYTLEEAAILFEMGGAERMDSIIVVYAPLEIRIKRVMERDGAKREEVLDRVSKQMPDEEKVKKADFVIYNDGDKSLIEQVVTIHRSLIG comes from the coding sequence ATGAAGGTCAAAAAAATAGGCATAACCGGAGGCATTGGCAGCGGAAAAACCACTGTCTGCCGGATTTTTGAAACGCTCGGTATTCCTGTTTATTACGCTGACGAGGAAGCGAAGCGGATAATGGTAGAAGACGCCGACCTGGTTCACCGGATAAAAGAAACCTTTGGCGAAAACAGTTACATTAATGGAGTTTTAAACAGAGCCTATCTCGCAAAACTTGTTTTCAAAGATGAAAATTTACTGAAAAAACTCAATAAAATAGTACATCCTGCGCTGTGGAGGGATTATGAAAAATGGCACAATCAAAAAAAAGATACCCCTTATACACTCGAAGAAGCAGCCATTTTGTTTGAAATGGGAGGCGCTGAACGGATGGACAGTATCATTGTTGTTTACGCCCCCCTGGAAATAAGGATCAAACGGGTAATGGAAAGGGACGGAGCGAAAAGAGAGGAGGTATTAGACAGGGTTTCCAAACAAATGCCCGATGAAGAAAAAGTAAAAAAAGCCGACTTTGTGATTTATAATGACGGGGACAAAAGTCTGATAGAACAAGTGGTGACTATTCACCGGTCGTTGATCGGGTGA
- a CDS encoding tetratricopeptide repeat protein produces MKKIFVLLIAAVMISGCGADSEKSAIDTLEQKLETSKDPKDAEALLEAYSKYIEEHPDDINNARYLYRSASIMFRMNRFATATENLKLALKNYYESDNSAKACDLLAEIYANKLQNPEVATTIRQALVAAFPGYEGIEKVKGEITAETKPFAERMEAMIPQMFNETTGKVDYRSANNFVLNCEMYALINPKDQENPTWLHRAAETARSIKLFPKAIEFYEWIYNVYPTSEKAPQALFLHGFTLDNDLKQYDEAKKQYEAFIKKYPDNEFADDAQFLLNNLGKSEEELIRSFEKK; encoded by the coding sequence ATGAAAAAAATATTCGTTTTATTGATCGCAGCCGTAATGATTTCAGGATGCGGTGCTGACTCTGAAAAAAGTGCCATTGACACGCTTGAACAAAAACTCGAAACTTCTAAAGATCCAAAGGATGCAGAGGCCCTTCTGGAAGCTTACAGCAAATACATTGAGGAACATCCTGATGACATAAACAACGCACGTTACCTTTATAGATCTGCCAGTATTATGTTTCGCATGAATCGTTTTGCTACGGCGACCGAAAATCTGAAACTCGCCCTTAAAAATTACTACGAATCAGATAATTCAGCCAAAGCGTGTGATCTTCTCGCAGAAATTTACGCCAATAAATTACAGAACCCCGAGGTTGCCACAACCATACGCCAGGCTTTGGTAGCGGCTTTCCCTGGTTACGAAGGTATAGAAAAGGTGAAAGGTGAAATTACGGCAGAAACGAAACCTTTCGCAGAAAGAATGGAAGCTATGATCCCCCAGATGTTCAATGAAACGACGGGCAAAGTAGATTATCGTTCCGCCAATAATTTTGTGCTGAATTGCGAGATGTATGCCCTGATTAATCCTAAAGATCAGGAAAATCCAACATGGCTTCATCGAGCCGCCGAAACAGCCCGTTCCATTAAATTATTCCCCAAAGCCATTGAATTTTACGAATGGATATACAATGTTTATCCCACAAGCGAAAAAGCACCACAGGCTTTATTCCTCCATGGATTTACACTTGATAACGACCTAAAGCAATACGATGAGGCCAAAAAACAGTACGAGGCTTTTATCAAAAAATACCCGGACAATGAATTTGCCGATGACGCCCAATTTCTATTGAACAACCTTGGCAAAAGCGAAGAGGAACTGATCCGTTCTTTTGAGAAAAAGTAA
- a CDS encoding queuosine precursor transporter, which yields MDLHEKVTGINHIISQKPTRLFILLGGFFIANALVAEFIGVKIFALEDTLGWAPFNFNLFGQKGALQFSAGVLLWPVVFIMTDIINEYYGRKGIRLLSFLAVGMIIYAFIMVYGAIRLAPADWWVVQNVSRGVPDMQSAFNSVFGQGLLIIVGSVMAFLVAQMVDVVSFHRIKNATGEKWIWLRATGSTLISQLVDSFVVLYIAFRLGPQLTGFIEPWSWPLLFAVGTVQYIYKFIMAVVLTPVIYIGHYFIEKYLGHTVAAAMKAQAAED from the coding sequence ATGGACCTGCACGAAAAAGTAACCGGTATCAATCATATTATTAGCCAAAAGCCTACCCGGCTTTTTATCCTCCTGGGAGGTTTTTTTATAGCCAATGCCCTGGTCGCTGAATTTATCGGCGTTAAAATATTTGCCCTGGAAGATACGCTGGGCTGGGCACCTTTTAATTTTAACCTGTTTGGCCAAAAAGGAGCCCTCCAGTTTTCAGCCGGTGTTTTATTATGGCCCGTGGTTTTTATCATGACAGATATCATCAATGAGTATTACGGCAGAAAAGGTATTCGACTTTTATCCTTCCTGGCGGTCGGGATGATCATTTATGCCTTTATCATGGTTTACGGAGCCATCAGGCTGGCCCCTGCCGACTGGTGGGTGGTTCAAAACGTTTCCAGGGGTGTGCCGGACATGCAAAGTGCCTTCAATTCAGTATTCGGACAGGGGCTTTTGATCATTGTAGGATCTGTGATGGCTTTCCTTGTGGCGCAAATGGTGGATGTTGTATCTTTCCACCGGATAAAAAATGCTACGGGGGAAAAGTGGATATGGCTCCGTGCTACCGGCTCTACCTTAATCTCTCAGTTGGTGGATAGTTTTGTTGTTTTGTATATTGCCTTCAGGCTGGGCCCTCAGCTTACCGGATTCATTGAGCCCTGGTCATGGCCATTACTCTTTGCTGTAGGCACGGTTCAATATATCTATAAATTCATCATGGCAGTAGTATTAACTCCCGTGATATACATTGGACATTATTTTATCGAAAAATACCTGGGGCATACCGTTGCCGCAGCTATGAAAGCCCAGGCTGCTGAAGATTAA
- a CDS encoding PorP/SprF family type IX secretion system membrane protein has translation MHKPIFFACCLLCFYLTGLNAQDIHYSQFYQNPVYLNPALAGVTQGDMRFSAIYRDQWSGVPVPYKTFSAHFDQKLTYPFLGDGWLGVGGIFTHDKAGDAGLSWDAVEAVAAYIRPLTDEHHLSAGIKIGAGQRSFDPEKLTFGDQFNGDIFVADQVSLEAFERPAFLMLDLSAGISWFYKQYDSRTSSVIGLSFSHLNQPIASFRGNPEYRLPVRYSVHGISRLQLASSVDLEINILWNFLPSTNMETVFMAGGRYYFQEGLEEAFNIGIGGGYRLKDAFVGYASIGYQNWRVSFSYDVNTSPFLIATHKRGGPEVSIQYLIFTVKPPENFKACPIF, from the coding sequence GTGCATAAACCCATTTTTTTTGCCTGTTGTCTCCTATGCTTTTATTTAACTGGGCTAAACGCCCAGGATATTCATTATTCCCAGTTTTATCAAAATCCCGTTTATTTAAACCCGGCCCTGGCTGGCGTTACACAAGGGGATATGCGGTTTAGTGCCATTTACAGAGATCAGTGGAGTGGGGTGCCGGTACCTTATAAAACCTTCTCTGCGCATTTTGATCAAAAACTGACCTATCCTTTTTTGGGAGATGGCTGGCTGGGCGTCGGTGGGATTTTCACACATGACAAGGCTGGTGATGCAGGACTTTCCTGGGATGCAGTGGAGGCTGTTGCGGCCTATATCAGACCTTTGACAGATGAACATCATCTTTCAGCAGGGATAAAAATCGGTGCAGGACAACGTTCCTTTGACCCTGAAAAACTGACTTTTGGGGATCAGTTTAATGGAGATATTTTTGTGGCGGATCAGGTGAGCCTGGAAGCTTTCGAGCGTCCGGCTTTTCTCATGCTGGACCTATCTGCCGGAATTTCCTGGTTTTACAAGCAGTATGATTCGAGGACCAGTTCGGTGATTGGTCTGAGCTTCTCTCACTTAAACCAGCCCATCGCCAGCTTTAGGGGGAATCCTGAATACCGGCTTCCTGTTCGATATAGTGTTCATGGTATTTCCAGGCTGCAACTGGCCTCATCTGTAGATCTGGAAATCAACATTTTATGGAATTTTTTGCCTTCAACCAATATGGAGACCGTTTTCATGGCTGGTGGCAGGTATTATTTTCAGGAAGGGCTGGAAGAGGCTTTTAACATTGGGATTGGCGGCGGTTATCGTTTGAAGGATGCTTTTGTGGGTTATGCCTCTATCGGGTATCAAAACTGGAGGGTGAGTTTTAGTTATGATGTAAATACTTCGCCTTTTTTGATAGCGACCCACAAACGGGGAGGCCCCGAAGTTTCCATACAATACCTGATTTTTACCGTCAAACCGCCAGAAAATTTCAAGGCTTGTCCTATTTTTTAA
- the yidC gene encoding membrane protein insertase YidC codes for MDRNTIIGLVLIFIMLVVYQQVTAPSQEQLEAQKRYSDSIALVEQKQAESSAQIKSSDSSAQEAESNVPSQVSDSLLQLQMAGAYGPFSTSANGSEKESVIENDLMKITFTNKGGKIKQVQLKHFSKALEDEEGKEVKIPLLLLEDEKNKFEYFLPIANLPAGGVKTSDLYFEATAESKKITFRAMAANGGYFEQSYTLKDGSYDLDYDIKFENLNTIISGEAQSIKLSKVNFLDKIERSVRFEKTYSTVHFKKTDDDPDNCSWTSSDKETPSGQIKWMADANQFFSSILVADQAFTSGVFEIETLGDEMEDLKIAKSEVNIPFNHASSETFGMSYYIGPNDFDILRQFDDGQEDIVAFGRSILGTINRWVIRPIFNFLQKLVGNMGIAILLLTLLVKLLLYPLTYKMLYSQSKMQALKPRMEKMKEKYKDDKQAQQMETMKLYQEYGANPLGGCMPMVMQMPIWFALYRFFPAAIEFRQQSFLWATDLSTYDSILHLPFSVPLGFGNHVSLLTILWAVSMLVYTYYNSKHMDMSANPAMKYMQYIMPVMFLGFFNSYASGLTTYLLFSNLLNIAQTVITKNYIIDQDKIQKELEAFKQKPKKKSGFRERLSAAMEEQQKQQAAKDKKKK; via the coding sequence ATGGACAGGAATACCATAATTGGTCTTGTTTTAATCTTTATCATGCTGGTCGTTTACCAGCAGGTAACGGCTCCGTCACAGGAACAGCTGGAGGCCCAAAAGCGTTACAGCGACTCAATTGCCCTGGTAGAGCAAAAGCAAGCCGAAAGTTCCGCACAGATCAAATCTAGCGATAGTTCAGCGCAAGAGGCTGAAAGCAACGTTCCCAGTCAGGTATCTGATTCGCTCCTACAATTACAAATGGCAGGTGCTTATGGCCCATTTTCTACTTCTGCCAACGGTTCCGAAAAGGAAAGTGTCATCGAAAATGATTTGATGAAGATTACTTTTACCAATAAGGGAGGAAAAATCAAGCAAGTTCAATTGAAGCATTTTTCCAAAGCACTTGAGGATGAGGAGGGAAAAGAAGTGAAAATTCCTTTGTTACTGCTGGAGGATGAAAAAAATAAATTCGAATACTTTCTGCCCATCGCTAACCTGCCAGCCGGAGGTGTGAAAACGAGCGATCTTTATTTCGAAGCTACTGCGGAAAGTAAAAAAATTACTTTCCGGGCCATGGCGGCCAACGGAGGATATTTTGAACAATCCTATACCTTAAAGGATGGCTCTTATGATTTGGATTACGATATCAAATTTGAAAATTTAAATACCATCATATCAGGCGAGGCTCAGTCCATTAAACTTTCCAAGGTCAATTTCCTCGATAAAATTGAAAGAAGTGTTCGTTTTGAAAAAACATACTCTACGGTACACTTCAAAAAGACGGACGATGATCCGGACAATTGTTCCTGGACCTCAAGCGATAAAGAAACGCCCAGCGGTCAGATAAAATGGATGGCAGATGCCAACCAGTTTTTTAGCAGCATCCTCGTTGCTGACCAGGCTTTTACGAGTGGAGTTTTTGAGATTGAAACCCTTGGGGATGAAATGGAAGATCTCAAAATCGCCAAGTCAGAGGTGAATATTCCCTTTAACCATGCGAGCAGTGAAACCTTTGGCATGAGTTATTATATTGGCCCCAATGATTTTGACATTCTTCGACAGTTTGATGATGGCCAGGAAGATATTGTAGCCTTTGGAAGAAGTATTCTCGGCACCATTAACAGATGGGTCATTCGTCCTATTTTCAACTTTTTGCAAAAATTGGTTGGAAATATGGGGATTGCCATCCTCCTGTTGACCTTACTGGTTAAATTGCTTTTGTATCCTTTGACTTATAAAATGCTTTACTCCCAGTCCAAAATGCAGGCCCTGAAACCCCGCATGGAGAAAATGAAGGAAAAGTATAAAGATGACAAGCAGGCTCAGCAGATGGAAACCATGAAACTTTACCAGGAATATGGTGCCAATCCATTGGGAGGTTGTATGCCTATGGTAATGCAAATGCCTATATGGTTTGCCCTTTACCGGTTTTTTCCCGCCGCTATTGAGTTCCGACAGCAATCCTTTTTGTGGGCCACGGATTTATCGACTTATGATTCTATACTGCACTTACCTTTTTCCGTCCCACTGGGTTTTGGAAACCACGTAAGTCTGCTCACTATATTGTGGGCCGTGTCAATGCTGGTCTATACTTACTATAATTCCAAGCACATGGATATGTCGGCTAACCCGGCCATGAAATATATGCAATATATTATGCCCGTCATGTTCCTTGGGTTCTTCAACAGTTATGCCTCAGGATTGACCACTTATCTGCTATTCAGTAACTTGCTAAATATAGCACAGACAGTGATCACCAAGAACTATATTATCGATCAGGATAAAATACAGAAAGAACTTGAGGCATTCAAGCAAAAGCCTAAAAAGAAATCCGGTTTCAGGGAACGCCTTTCGGCTGCAATGGAAGAACAACAGAAGCAACAGGCCGCGAAAGACAAAAAGAAAAAGTAA
- a CDS encoding translation initiation factor — protein MSKKNKNTRSGVVFSTNPDFEYVYEDQSEEVKEAPASQQKLRVFLDRKQRKGKDVTLIAGYAGPEGTLKELGKMLKTKCGVGGSVKEGEILLQGDHRDKVVDILKGLGYTQTKKAGG, from the coding sequence ATGTCAAAAAAAAACAAAAACACTCGTTCTGGCGTCGTTTTTTCAACGAATCCTGATTTCGAATATGTTTACGAAGATCAGTCTGAAGAGGTGAAAGAAGCGCCCGCTTCCCAGCAAAAATTACGTGTATTCCTAGACAGGAAACAGCGGAAAGGAAAGGATGTTACCCTGATTGCCGGTTATGCCGGTCCGGAAGGAACACTTAAGGAATTAGGCAAAATGCTCAAGACGAAGTGTGGGGTAGGAGGGTCTGTTAAAGAGGGTGAAATCCTGCTCCAGGGAGATCACAGGGATAAGGTGGTCGATATTTTGAAAGGCCTGGGATACACCCAGACTAAAAAGGCCGGAGGTTAA
- a CDS encoding DNA/RNA non-specific endonuclease: protein MAKFQSNHSQKSAGTSGMIVKVGVFGALIAGLFFVFNKFTGKTVGGEVDDYAPLALYYPKSSSGEIIVHKGYALSYNEEHEQAEWTAHELTRENLEKEWNERSDNFLPDKEVKTGSATPDDYRGSGYDRGHLVPAADMAWDAKAMEETFLLSNISPQAGNFNKGIWRELEELTRNWAKQFGHLYVVTGPVLTLDPKGKIGENEVSVPAAYYKILLDDQSEPKKAIAFVIPNEVSYEPLYSYTTSIDEVEALTGLDFFPDLYSQEEEDRIEGSFNKDLWTFNKKKFDTRINSWNKQ from the coding sequence ATGGCAAAGTTTCAGTCTAACCATTCTCAAAAGAGCGCAGGAACCTCGGGGATGATCGTTAAAGTCGGAGTTTTTGGGGCACTTATAGCCGGGTTGTTTTTTGTTTTTAATAAATTTACCGGCAAAACTGTTGGGGGAGAAGTGGATGATTACGCCCCGCTGGCCTTGTATTATCCAAAGAGCAGCAGTGGGGAGATCATTGTGCATAAAGGTTATGCGTTATCCTACAATGAGGAGCACGAGCAAGCGGAATGGACAGCCCATGAGTTGACGAGGGAAAATCTTGAAAAAGAATGGAATGAGCGGAGTGATAATTTTTTGCCGGATAAAGAGGTGAAAACAGGTTCAGCCACCCCTGATGATTACCGCGGGTCGGGTTATGATCGCGGGCATTTGGTTCCTGCAGCCGATATGGCATGGGATGCCAAGGCCATGGAAGAAACCTTTTTGTTAAGCAATATCAGTCCCCAGGCCGGGAATTTTAATAAAGGGATTTGGAGAGAACTGGAGGAGCTTACCCGGAACTGGGCCAAACAATTTGGACACCTATATGTGGTAACAGGTCCTGTTTTGACCCTTGATCCGAAAGGAAAAATAGGCGAAAACGAGGTTTCGGTTCCGGCAGCCTATTATAAGATTTTGCTGGACGATCAATCTGAGCCAAAGAAGGCTATCGCTTTTGTGATTCCCAATGAAGTGAGTTATGAACCCCTTTATTCTTACACGACCTCCATTGATGAGGTGGAAGCGTTAACCGGTCTGGATTTTTTCCCAGACCTGTATAGCCAGGAGGAAGAAGACCGTATTGAAGGCAGCTTTAATAAAGACCTTTGGACATTCAATAAGAAAAAATTTGATACAAGAATCAATAGTTGGAATAAACAATAA
- a CDS encoding dihydrofolate reductase, whose product MRKIVVYIATSMDGFIARKNGSIDWLPTAEGEDYGYKDFLATIDTVLMGNNTYKQILDFDIEYPYKDCANYVFTRNEALIKDENTLFIQESPAEFMKKLKAEEGKDIWLIGGGEIVDIATKEHLADELMLFIMPVIIGDGLPLFLESSSDRKVELISSRSYPTGVVAMHYQFL is encoded by the coding sequence ATGAGGAAAATTGTCGTTTATATTGCCACCAGCATGGATGGTTTCATCGCCCGGAAAAATGGATCGATTGACTGGTTGCCGACAGCCGAGGGGGAAGATTATGGCTATAAAGATTTCCTGGCAACCATTGATACCGTTCTGATGGGAAACAATACCTACAAACAAATTTTGGATTTTGACATCGAATATCCTTACAAAGATTGTGCGAATTATGTTTTTACGCGGAACGAAGCCCTTATAAAGGATGAGAATACTCTTTTTATCCAGGAATCTCCGGCTGAATTTATGAAAAAACTGAAAGCAGAAGAAGGAAAGGATATCTGGCTCATAGGAGGAGGTGAAATTGTAGATATTGCCACAAAAGAACACCTTGCTGATGAACTGATGCTCTTCATCATGCCGGTAATTATTGGCGATGGACTTCCTCTTTTTCTCGAATCTTCTTCAGACAGGAAAGTGGAATTAATCAGCAGCAGGTCGTATCCTACCGGTGTAGTGGCCATGCATTACCAATTTTTATGA
- a CDS encoding electron transport complex subunit E — MTQWKNFIKGVISENPVFVMLLGMCPTLGVTSTAINGLGMGLATAFVLVMSNVVVSLVKNLIPDKVRIPAFIVIIASFVTIVEMVLEAFLPGLYEQLGIFIPLIVVNCLILGRAEAFASKNPVISSIVDGLGMGIGFTLALTALGSVREILGNGSIFNFSFVQEGASTFILFILPPGAFITLAYLAAIFNRATKQQK, encoded by the coding sequence ATGACACAGTGGAAAAATTTTATTAAAGGGGTGATCAGTGAAAACCCGGTATTTGTCATGCTGCTGGGAATGTGTCCTACCTTAGGGGTGACTTCAACGGCAATAAACGGGCTTGGAATGGGGCTGGCAACGGCTTTTGTCCTGGTCATGTCAAACGTAGTGGTCTCCCTGGTCAAGAATTTAATTCCCGATAAGGTAAGGATACCGGCTTTCATCGTGATAATAGCATCCTTCGTCACTATAGTGGAAATGGTGCTCGAAGCCTTCCTGCCGGGTTTGTACGAGCAGCTGGGTATTTTTATTCCCCTGATCGTCGTAAACTGCCTGATCCTTGGGCGTGCGGAAGCTTTTGCTTCGAAAAATCCGGTGATTTCGTCCATTGTAGATGGATTGGGTATGGGAATCGGGTTCACTCTCGCTCTGACGGCGTTAGGATCTGTTCGGGAAATCCTGGGGAATGGATCTATTTTTAATTTCTCGTTCGTACAGGAAGGCGCTTCTACTTTTATTTTGTTCATACTGCCTCCGGGAGCGTTTATTACGTTGGCCTATTTAGCGGCCATTTTCAACAGGGCAACCAAACAACAGAAATGA
- the hscA gene encoding Fe-S protein assembly chaperone HscA: MAKLSIDLKEGKLKKESDVIIGIDLGTTNSLVAYIRDGEAIAVKDEQGKSTLMPSIIHFQQDNKVVVGEIAKQKLISDPSNTIYSVKRLMGKAFNDLSGHENYFGYKIIDDDTESLVKIRVRDSFFSPIELSAEILKGLKERVEKVLGETVTKAVITVPAYFNDTQRQATRDAGKLAGLDVLRIVNEPTAASLAYGIGRENDDQKIIAVYDLGGGTFDISILSIHDGIFEVLSTNGDTYLGGDDFDRKLIDFWLEQTGIQRSELIQQKELSQAIRLLAEEAKKILSTEDSYTGKLNGYQVSITKSQFEKLISPLVDKTLDCCKTALKDAAVNVAHIDHVVMVGGSTRVPLVKETVAAFFEQPVYDKLNPDEVVALGAAIQADVLAGNNKNILLLDVTPLSLGIETVGGLMDVIIPRNNKIPVRVGRNYTTSVDGQTNLKVAVFQGERDLVEHNRKLGEFILRGIPPMAAGMPKIEIQFLLDADGILRVKAKELRSGVEQEVEIRSQYGISEEEMAKMLIESIQNAEKDVAIRGLLEARNEANNIILSSDRFLSQNAIILEKEEIEETKRLTAILRKKVEETDKDAINLAIEELNAFTNPLAHRAMDMAIVTAMKGKKIE; this comes from the coding sequence ATGGCAAAATTATCGATTGACCTAAAAGAGGGAAAGCTTAAAAAGGAGAGTGACGTGATCATCGGGATAGACCTGGGAACCACCAATAGCCTGGTGGCCTACATTCGTGACGGTGAGGCCATAGCGGTAAAAGATGAGCAAGGGAAAAGTACTTTGATGCCTTCCATCATTCATTTTCAGCAGGATAATAAGGTAGTTGTTGGGGAAATTGCCAAGCAAAAATTGATTTCAGATCCTTCCAATACTATATATTCCGTCAAAAGACTTATGGGAAAAGCCTTTAATGACCTTTCCGGACATGAGAATTATTTCGGTTATAAAATTATTGATGACGACACGGAAAGCCTCGTGAAAATAAGGGTTAGAGATTCCTTTTTTTCCCCCATCGAGCTTTCAGCAGAGATATTGAAAGGACTTAAGGAAAGAGTTGAAAAAGTATTGGGAGAAACAGTGACCAAAGCGGTGATCACGGTTCCTGCCTATTTTAATGATACACAGCGGCAGGCTACAAGAGATGCAGGTAAATTAGCTGGTCTGGATGTTTTGAGAATTGTGAATGAGCCAACGGCTGCAAGTCTTGCCTATGGCATAGGTCGTGAAAATGATGATCAGAAAATAATTGCAGTTTACGATCTGGGAGGGGGGACTTTTGATATTTCCATTTTGAGCATCCATGACGGAATTTTTGAAGTATTATCCACTAACGGGGACACTTACCTGGGCGGGGATGATTTTGACCGAAAGCTCATCGATTTTTGGCTGGAACAAACGGGCATTCAGCGTTCCGAGTTGATACAGCAAAAAGAACTTAGTCAAGCCATCAGGCTGCTTGCCGAAGAAGCCAAAAAAATCCTTTCAACAGAAGACAGTTACACAGGAAAGTTAAATGGCTATCAGGTTTCTATCACCAAAAGTCAGTTTGAAAAACTGATTAGTCCTTTAGTAGATAAGACGCTTGATTGTTGTAAAACGGCCCTGAAAGATGCTGCGGTCAATGTCGCTCATATCGACCATGTGGTCATGGTTGGAGGGTCTACCCGGGTTCCTTTGGTAAAGGAAACGGTGGCTGCATTTTTTGAGCAGCCGGTGTATGATAAACTCAATCCAGACGAAGTGGTCGCCCTGGGAGCCGCTATCCAGGCAGATGTCCTGGCCGGAAACAATAAAAATATTTTGCTCCTGGATGTAACTCCACTTTCCCTCGGGATTGAGACGGTCGGTGGGTTGATGGACGTTATCATACCCAGGAACAACAAAATTCCAGTGCGTGTGGGCCGGAACTACACTACCTCTGTTGACGGTCAAACTAACCTTAAAGTGGCTGTTTTCCAGGGAGAAAGAGATTTGGTGGAACACAACCGAAAATTGGGCGAGTTTATCCTACGGGGCATTCCTCCCATGGCGGCAGGAATGCCTAAAATTGAAATCCAATTTCTGTTGGATGCTGATGGCATTTTACGGGTGAAAGCCAAAGAATTGCGCTCCGGAGTGGAGCAGGAAGTTGAAATTCGCTCACAATACGGGATTAGCGAGGAAGAAATGGCCAAAATGCTGATCGAATCCATTCAAAATGCCGAGAAAGACGTCGCCATTCGTGGTTTACTGGAGGCAAGAAACGAAGCCAATAATATTATTTTGTCCTCAGACCGTTTTCTTAGTCAGAATGCGATTATCTTGGAAAAGGAAGAAATAGAAGAGACAAAACGGCTGACGGCTATATTGAGAAAAAAGGTAGAAGAAACGGATAAAGATGCCATCAATTTGGCGATAGAGGAATTGAATGCCTTTACCAACCCATTGGCTCACAGAGCTATGGATATGGCCATCGTCACTGCCATGAAAGGTAAAAAAATTGAATAA
- a CDS encoding DUF3293 domain-containing protein gives MDNNHLKIDKSLLQAYERADYVVPEIGEILHIGKLHPLLDAFLEQHLYEQWAFISAFNPYSNVKDEQWNKERQQELKTLLLKEGYAFLEAYGKDPEGEWPPEDNFLVMDISEERAVAMGKVFKQNAILVGKRGGAVRLVFCIE, from the coding sequence ATGGATAACAATCACTTAAAAATAGACAAAAGCCTACTCCAGGCTTACGAGCGGGCTGATTATGTCGTACCGGAAATCGGCGAAATACTCCATATTGGGAAGCTTCATCCTCTATTGGATGCGTTTCTTGAGCAGCATCTTTATGAGCAATGGGCTTTTATCAGTGCCTTTAATCCATACTCAAATGTAAAGGATGAACAGTGGAATAAGGAAAGGCAACAAGAGCTTAAAACGCTCTTACTGAAAGAAGGTTATGCCTTTTTGGAGGCTTATGGTAAAGATCCTGAAGGAGAATGGCCGCCGGAGGATAATTTTCTTGTGATGGACATTTCAGAAGAGCGGGCCGTTGCAATGGGTAAAGTCTTTAAACAAAATGCTATTCTGGTTGGAAAACGTGGCGGGGCAGTCAGGTTGGTTTTTTGCATTGAATAA
- a CDS encoding RnfABCDGE type electron transport complex subunit A, giving the protein MEYIVIIISAIFVNNIVLSQFLGICPFLGVSSRVSTSAGMAGAVVFVMTIATMVTFLLHQYLLLPLGLDYMRTITFILVIAALVQMVEIVLKKVSPSLYQALGVFLPLITTNCAILGVSILAIGFENATLLKAVVFAVSTALGFGLALIVFASIREHMDLIDIPKGMKGVPMSLLIAGLLSLAFMGFMGIV; this is encoded by the coding sequence ATGGAATACATTGTAATCATAATATCGGCCATTTTTGTTAACAATATTGTATTGAGCCAGTTTCTGGGGATTTGTCCATTCCTCGGGGTTTCAAGCAGGGTTTCCACTTCAGCAGGTATGGCAGGTGCTGTCGTTTTCGTTATGACGATAGCCACCATGGTGACCTTCCTGCTTCATCAATATTTACTTCTTCCCCTGGGCCTGGATTATATGCGTACCATTACTTTTATCCTGGTGATTGCCGCACTGGTGCAGATGGTGGAGATCGTGCTTAAAAAAGTAAGCCCGTCCCTTTACCAGGCCTTGGGCGTATTTCTTCCTTTGATCACGACCAATTGTGCCATTTTGGGCGTTTCCATCCTGGCTATCGGCTTTGAAAATGCTACTTTATTGAAGGCAGTCGTTTTTGCTGTATCCACTGCATTAGGATTTGGTCTGGCGCTGATTGTATTTGCCAGCATCAGGGAGCACATGGACCTGATTGATATTCCCAAAGGGATGAAAGGAGTGCCCATGTCTCTGCTCATTGCAGGATTGCTTTCTCTGGCATTTATGGGTTTTATGGGGATTGTTTAA